The following proteins are encoded in a genomic region of Takifugu rubripes chromosome 21, fTakRub1.2, whole genome shotgun sequence:
- the grsf1 gene encoding G-rich sequence factor 1, with product MSSSSKSLLLVLQRCVGIRHATTGIRSVFPDRFRPIQRLAWTSTTRAMCLQRPSQRPVVAASRYTFCTKTGGSCDEYPPLPAYQHETEEERKEVFIVQVKGLLWSCTPQDLLKFFSDCRIRDGVKGIHFTLNKMGRPTGIAFIEMEDEEDVNKALEKHRQYLGPRYVEVYEVTESDAEAIMEKATGSQADDGVVRLRGLPFSSTKADIAQFFSDLDIVENGITIITDHAGRNSGEAFVQFFSKEEAEKALLRDRAVMGTRYIEVFPSRSEEVYSSKRMRNSGVSDTGHSVRNRRTTSQSLVQNSLPLHYIHMRGLPFQVSGEDVVNFFRPLVVSKMLMEFGPDGRPSGEADVYFGRHEDAVAAMSRDREHIGGRYIELFLNSVPDS from the exons atgtccagcagcagcaaatcTCTCTTGTTGGTACTGCAGCGATGTGTTGGTATCAGACACGCTACAACGGGGATCAGAAGCGTTTTCCCGGACAGATTCAGGCCCATTCAACGGTTAGCGTGGACGTCAACAACCCGGGCAATGTGTCTCCAGAGGCCGTCTCAGCGTCCCGTAGTAGCCGCCAGCAGATACACTTTCTGTACCAAG ACAGGAGGATCTTGTGATGAATACCCACCACTGCCAGCCTATCAACatgagacagaagaggagagaaaggaagtCTTCATTGTGCAAGTGAAAGGTCTTCTGTGGTCCTGTACACCACAAGATCTCTTAAAATTCTTCTCAG ATTGCAGGATCCGTGATGGTGTGAAGGGAATCCACTTCACCCTGAACAAGATGGGTAGGCCGACAGGGATAGCCTTCATTGAAATGGAAGACGAGGAGGATGTCAACAAAGCTCTGGAGAAGCACAGACAGTATCTTGGTCCACGCTACGTTGAGG TGTATGAAGTGACGGAGAGTGATGCTGAAGCCATCATGGAGAAAGCCACAGGCAGTCAAGCTGATGATGGGGTGGTGCGGCTCAGAGGTCTCCCCTTCAGCTCCACCAAGGCTGACATCGCTCAGTTTTTTTCAG ATTTGGACATCGTGGAAAATggcatcaccatcatcactgaCCATGCAGGAAGAAACTCTGGGGAAgcttttgtccagtttttctcCAAAGAAGAAGCTGAGAAAGCTCTGCTGAGAGACAGAGCGGTCATGGGAACCAG ATACATCGAGGTGTTTCCCAGCAGAAGTGAAGAGGTTTATTCAAGTAAGAGGATGAGGAATTCTGGGGTTTCTGACACTGGACACAGTGTCAGAAACAGGAGGACCACCTCACAGA GCTTGGTCCAAAACTCCTTGCCACTTCATTACATCCATATGAGAGGACTTCCATTCCAGGTGTCCGGAGAAGATGTTGTTAAC TTTTTCAGACCTCTAGTTGTGTCCAAGATGCTGATGGAATTTGGTCCTGACGGCAGGCCGAGCGGAGAGGCCGACGTTTACTTCGGGAGGCACGAGGATGCCGTGGCTGCCATGTCCAGAGACAGAGAGCACATAG gAGGGAGATACATCGAGTTATTCCTGAACTCTGTCCCAGACTCCTAA
- the mapk1 gene encoding mitogen-activated protein kinase 1 — protein sequence MATAAVSAPAGCGPNPGSGTELVRGQAFDVGPRYSNLSYIGEGAYGMVCSAYDRDNKIRVAIKKISPFEHQTYCQRTLREIKILLRFKHENIIGINDIIRAPTIDQMKDVYIVQDLMETDLYKLLKTQHLSNDHICYFLYQILRGLKYIHSANVLHRDLKPSNLLLNTTCDLKICDFGLARVADPDHDHTGFLTEYVATRWYRAPEIMLNSKGYTKSIDIWSVGCILAEMLSNRPIFPGKHYLDQLNHILGILGSPSQEDLNCIINIKARNYLLSLPMRCKVPWNRLFANADPKALDLLDKMLTFNPHKRIEVEEALAHPYLEQYYDPTDEPVAEAPFKFDMELDDLPKETLKELIFEETARFQPGFRS from the exons ATGGCGACAGCTGCGGTGTCTGCCCCTGCTGGCTGCGGACCCAACCCTGGGTCGGGAACGGAGCTAGTCCGCGGGCAGGCCTTCGACGTCGGGCCTCGGTACAGCAACCTCTCCTACATCGGGGAAGGAGCCTACGGAATGGTCTG TTCTGCCTATGACCGCGACAACAAAATCCGTGTGGCCATCAAGAAGATCAGCCCCTTTGAGCACCAGACGTACTGCCAACGCACCCTGAGGGAGATCAAGATCCTTCTGCGCTTCAAACATGAGAACATCATCGGTATCAATGACATCATCCGTGCGCCGACTATTGACCAGATGAAGGACGT ATATATTGTGCAGGATCTCATGGAGACGGACCTGTACAAGCTCCTGAAGACCCAACACCTGAGCAACGACCACATCTGCTATTTTCTTTACCAGATCTTACGAGGACTGAAGTACATCCACTCTGCCAACGTCCTGCACCGCGATCTGAAGCCTTCCAACCTTCTGCTCAACACCACCTGTGATCTAAAG ATCTGTGATTTTGGTCTGGCTCGCGTGGCTGATCCTGACCACGATCACACTGGATTCCTCACAGAGTACGTAGCCACTCGTTGGTACCGAGCACCTGAGATCATGCTCAACTCTAAG ggCTATACCAAGTCCATTGACATCTGGTCAGTAGGATGCATCCTGGCAGAGATGTTGTCTAATAGGCCAATCTTTCCTGGAAAGCACTACCTGGACCAGCTCAATCACATTTTGG GCATCCTGGGGTCTCCATCTCAGGAGGATCTCAACTGCATCATCAACATCAAGGCCAGGAACTATCTTTTGTCGCTGCCAATGCGCTGCAAAGTGCCATGGAACCGTCTTTTTGCCAATGCTGATCCCAAAG ctctggatcTGTTGGACAAGATGTTGACTTTCAACCCTCACAAACGGATTGAAGTGGAAGAGGCTTTGGCACATCCCTACCTGGAACAATATTATGACCCTACAGATGAG CCTGTTGCTGAAGCCCCATTTAAGTTTGACATGGAGTTGGATGACCTACCCAAAGAAACACTGAAGGAGCTCATCTTTGAAGAAACCGCACGTTTCCAGCCTGGATTCAGGTCCTAA